gtgtccaactccttgtgaccccatggactgtagcatgccaagattccatgtccatcaccaactccttcagcttgctcacattcatgtccatcaagtaagtaatgccatccaaccatctcatcctctgtagttcccttctcctcccaccttcaatatttcccagcaccagggtcttttccaatgagtcagttcttcgcatcaggtggccaaagaatttcagcttcagctttagcatcagtctttccaatgaatatttaggactgatttccttcagaaatgattggtttgatctctttgcagtccatgggactctcaagagtcttcaccaacaccacagttcaaaagcatcaattctttggtactcggctttctttatggtcccactctcacatccatacatgactactggaaaaaatgatagctttgactaaacggacctttgtcagcaaagtaatgtctctcctttttaatatggtgtctagtttggtcatagattttcttccaaggagcaagcatcttttaatttcatggctgcagtcaacatctgcagtgattttggagccaaagaaaataaagtctctcaatgcttccattgtttctccatctatttgccatgaagtgatgggaccagatgccattatctttttttaatgctgagttttaagccagctttttcattctcctcttgcaATTTCAACaacaggctcttcagttcttcttctatttctgccttgagtgtggtgttatctgcactgaggttattgatggttctctcagaaatcttgattccagcttatgcttcatccagcctgcaatttcacgtgatgtactctgcatagaagttaaataaatagggtgacaacatacagccttgacgtactccttccccaattttgaaccagtccattgtttcatgtctgattctgttgtttcttgacctgcatgcagatttctcaggaggcaggtcaggtgctctatccatctcttgaggaattttccacagtttattgtgatctacatagtcaaaggctttagtgtagtcaatgatgcagaagtagatgtttttctggaactctcttgctttttcaatgagccaacaaatgttggcaatttgatctctggttcctctgtcttttctaattccagcttgaacacctgaaagGTCTCGGTTCAAGTACGATTGAAGcatggctaggagaattttgagcattactttgctaatgtgtgagatgagtacaattgtgtggtagtttgaacattctttggcattgcatttctttgggattagaaagaaaaattactttttctactcctgtggccactggcgcgttttccagatttgctggcatattgagtgcagcactttcacagcaccatcttttaggatttgaaatagctcaactgggattccatcacctccactagcttggttcatagtgatgcttcctaaggcccacttgatccTGGTCATCTGgttcatgaatatcttttttgtatggttcgtctgcgtattcttgccacattttcttaatatcttttgcttctattaggtccatacaatttctgtcctttattgtgcccatctttgcatgtaatgttcccttggtatctctaattttcttgaagagatctctagtctttcccattctattgttttcctctatttctttgcactgatcactgaggaaggttttcttatctctccgtgctattcttaggaactcttgcattcagatgggtatatctttccttttctccttagccttttgcttctcttttttctcagctatttgtaaggcctcgtcagacaactattttgcctttttgcatttcttggtgatggtcttgattactgcctcctgtacaatgtcacaaacctgtgtccatagttctttaggcactctatcagatctaatcccttgaatctgtttctcacttccactgtgtaaatgtaagagatttgatttaggccattcctgaatggttgggcttccctgatagcttaatCTGCGGGGGGCgtggtggggggtggaggtggtggtggtggggcggACAGTGAAGAATGGTGCTTGGTACATTATAAACCCTCAGAAATATTGGTTGCTTTTGAATGGACTGAAACCCAACCTGAATCCAGTCCCTACTCAGTTACCTAAGGAAGACAATGGATGCCTAGGCAACGCCTAAGCAAGTTGTGAGGTAGAGGCGGGTCTCAATTATTGCCTCACCAGAGGCTGCAGAGCTGAGGTGCAATAGCGGAGTAGCAGAGCAGCGGGGAACCTAGGCGGATGGTTATCCGACTGGGTGTGTTCGGGTCACTCCCGGGCGGAAGTCGAAGCTGAAACTGCTTGAGAGCGGTTTTTGCATTTCAGCCCTATGTCATGAAATTCAGATAATTTCCCAGCTGTTCATCGAGATGGAAAGCTCAGATTCCGACGATGAAGAAGACAGAGTCTCGGTCCGACACAGAGGTCAGACAGACCGATTGGCTCGAGAAGATGATTACTACCGATTCGTAAGTGATCTGAGTGAGGAAGATTACATACTTATGAGGGACAACAATTTGCTCGGCCCCCTAGGTGAAAGTACGGAAGAAGAGATGCAGAAGAGGCttcaaataatgaaagaaaatctaCGACGAAACTCAGATGAAAATACAGGTATATTTCTCTTTGGGGGGAATAGGATGGGATGAAAAAGGAACTTCATAGTGTTAATAATCACTTCATAATAGTAAATAGTAAATTATACAGAAGTGGCATGCATTATTTGGTAAGGTACTTCTCATAAAAAAGAACTGACATTTACTTGGTTTGCGGTAAGAATGCCAGGGTAGGTTTTTTTCCCTGATTCACATTTGGATTGTTTTAATTGGGAAATAGTGTGAAGTAGACTATTGGTTTTTGTTTGCTGGTTGGTTTTGTACCTCAATGGAAAGGTCCTCCTATGTCCCAAATTATTTTCTCTATCTATGaaagtgatggagaaggcaatggcaccccactccagtactcttgcctggaaaatcccatggatggagaagcctggtgagctgcagtccatggggtcgctaagagtcggacacgactgagcgacatcactttcacttttcactttcatgcactggagaaggaaatggcaccccactccagcactcttgcctggaaaatcccatggatggaggagcctagcgggctgccgtctatggggtcgcacagagtcggacacgactgaagtgacgtagcagcagcatgaaagtgaatgtcgctcagtcgtgttagactctttttaaccccatggactatgcagtccatggaaatatccaagtcagaatactggaatggaagggatcttcccaacccagggatggaacccagggatggaacccagggatggaacccagggatggaatccagggatggaacccagggatggaacccagggatggaacccagggatggaacccagggatggaacccagggatggaacccaggtcttccacttcgcaggcggattctttaccaactgagccacaagggaagcccaagaatactgaagtgggtagcctatcccttctccagcggatctccctgacccaggaatccaactgggttcccctgcattgcaggcagattctttaccaactgagttatgagggaagccctctgtatCTATATAGACAtgtaaaaaaaatagcaaaaagaaatattttatattttgatcaaGTAGTTCTCAACTGGGGACAGTTTtgctctcccccaccccaagggACATTTGACAATAgctggagatatttttggttgtcacagaaGGAGGCATGGGTGTTACCAGCATCTAGTGGgcagagaccagggatgctgccaAATATGACACAATGCACAGGGTAGCTCCCCAAAATAAGAATTGTCCAGTGCTAAAATGTAAATAGTTCTAAAGCTGAGAAACCCTGCTGGAACCTCAGATATGGTGCCTTCTCTCCCAGTGTAAAATAGAGGATTTTACTACCTAATTAAGAGGATACTATAATACTTTGGTTCCAGAATATGGTCTTATATGCACCATGCTAGGTTCAGTCTATTCATTTGATCTGATGTTCAGCTTAATGCCAATTAAAAATCTTGGTAATATTAAGAAGTATTCAAAATTCAAATACTTTTAATCCTATAAACTTTGCTTATATTTGGGCAATAatcttgtattttaaaacaacttaTACGTTATCAAAAGCATATAGGAGCCTAGGAGTAGTAATGTTGGAGACTAATGAGAATCAGACAATAGTATCAATTGAATTAAATACTAGCACTGTACCTTAACTGGTGTTTACCTGGTTTAATTGCTTTGGTGTTTTGACAGtggactgaaaaaaaatgttgtctCTTGACATTCCTCCCACAGTGGTATACAGGGCTGTGTTTATgacaaaatattgaaaaacagacTTCCTTCAGATACCCTTTGTAAAAACCTCTCTAAATTTATCTAGGATTAGTGTACTCTTTTTCAGATGGAATTGAAACTTCCCTACCTTTGCTTATAAATCCAGATAACAAAGCTTTTAAAGTATTAACTTTAAAGTTAAAGATAATTAACTTTTAAAGTATAACTTATAAAGTAAATGTGAAATCAGTTGAAAACATCTGAGTGTTTAAGttctcatttttgtttgctttctaaaCAAAGTTTCAGAGTGCTGCTATTTTATGATAGTTCCAATTTTGGTAGTTCTTTTATGGCCCCTCcccccatttttttaaattaacagatAGAGGAGATGCTTCAGATAATGAATCCAGTGAGGACTCTCTTCTAGACTGGCTTACCACTTCCGGACAAACTGAAAATGTGACAagtgaacaaaaagaaaatcagtcttggaGAGAAGAGAGCGAAATTAGTGCTAACAGTGATGAGCTCAGATTTGGCTTAGAAAGCAATCTTGAGTGTGATGATGAAAACTCAAATCCAGAAAATGAATATGTAGCATCTGCAAAACTTCCCAGAAGAGAAGATACGGAAGACAGCCAAAGGCAAGTGGAAAATCCACAATCTGAGTCACTATTTACAACAGCGTCTGCATCAGAACACGATACAATGGAAACATTAATGGAAGTCCCACCGACTAGAAGTCAGAGACGACCAAGAAGTAGGAGCCCAGACTCTCGGAGAACGAGAGCAAGGACTGACAGTTGGACACCTCCACGTACACTGTGGGAACTTTttcaaagaatgaatgaagatATACCATCTCAGACTTTTAAACAACCTCTCATAAGTGAGAATGATACATTTTCTAGAACTGGGCATGAAGAAACATTGAGACAGCAAATGCCTGGACATGAGCTGCAAAATAGGGGTCTTACTGAAACTTCTAGAACTAGGAATGCTGTTCCTGGAGAATGTTATTCAGACACAACGGGCAGTAGTGAATCTTGGGAAGTGAGGGAGACAAATCCAACCAGACCCTTCAGTCCTTGTCCAGTTAATTGTCCAGCATGTTCTCAGAGATACAGAGAAGTTAGTAGAACTCAGCTAACATCGGACTTACcaaacaccaccaccacttcaGAAAGCGAGCAAGAGGAACGGGCGCCTATGTCTTCAGATTCTGATGAGGCCAATGAGAGAGCTTATGCCAATACCATCAGAAATTCCGTTCATAGAATTTTAAATACTAGCTTAATTGTAAATACTAGCTTAAGTACTAGCGCAAGTGGTATAATGTCTGTTACAACTCAGACTATTTTATGTCAGACAATGACAGTATTTAGTGACTCAAGTAACCTTATGGACAGTGGCAGTATTTCAGAGCATAGTGTCTCACGTCCAAGTGAAAACATGGGAAGGGCACAGTCACCAAATGAAAGACGTGGACCTAATGGTAGTGATAGAAGACCTGGTTCTGCTTCAAATGCTAGCTATGATTCTGATTCAAGTTTACTAATGATATCAGTTTCAAGCCCCTACGATATTTATGGTGCCACATTTAATCAAATGTCTGGTTTTAGCTCAGGTGATGAAGATTTGGAAATTAGCTCACCGATGTTTGAAGACAGTGAAGAAGGAAGCTCAACAACAGGCTTCTCAGAGACCGGGCAAGAAGATGGACGAATGACCCCAATAATAGATGACGATAGCGACTCTGGGTCTTCCCTTAATCTGGAACAATTTCTCTTATTACATGAAGCAGACCCACACCAACCTACAGGCCTTAGCGAACTGCAGATTGACAACTTGCCTATAAGATTTTCTGAAGAGGAAGATGCAACTAAAATCTGTACCATTTGCATCACAGAATACACTGCAGGCAACATGCTACGCATCCTACCATGCTCGCATGAATACCATTATCAGTGCATTGATCAATGGCTGGCAGAACATTCAACCTGCCCTATTTGTCGTGGGCCCGTGGTGGACCACTCTGAGGCAGATGATCCTATGTGAGATCTGAATTCTCGGATATATAAAGTGTTACAGTGATGGACAACTGTCAGCTGTGTCATGTCCACTTTTAGAGTTATTTATGTTTAACAACTTGAATCTACATGTAACAATTGGAACTGAATTACTTGTTCCTGAAGAAATTATTGGGCTTTCCCAAATTTCTGTTTcataataaaaggaaatatcaAAAAGTCAAACAGCGTTATCCTTTCTGACAATAAAAATGAGTTACGCATCATAGCAATGCACTGAATTTCAATAGAAACTTAGCATGTGCACTGGGTTGGGATATTCCTGATGCCATGAGAGAAATGTTCTAATATGATATAATCAATCTCGATAGATCCTAGTAGTATCTTCTAGTCATATAAATCCCAGATGTCTCTTAGCCCTGTTCAATCCTGGTTGtgcatgcaaagaaacaggaacccAACTAAATAATTAAGAAGCAATTTAAGACTATATTAGAGTCATTCACATACAAAAGTCATGTTATATTCATAGAATGCCATAAAAAGCTTCGAAACCCTTCTCTTCCAGTTTATCCCTTTTATCCAGTTTATATCTTccatttatcccttctccagcagtttATCCCACCCTCCCCAATACTACCTTAAAGTTTCTCCTATTCCCCACTACCAGTGTATTAGTCAGAGTCCTAGCCAAAAGCTGATGGCACACTTTAAAAGAGTGATGGAATATCACTTAATGAGGAGACTAAAATGtgtaaataatgaagaaaaaccaAGAGATGATGAAGTATCCATAGGCTAGCAACTGAGAAGCCAGTATTAGAACCACTAGGTTTGAAGGGGCATAGAGAGATAGTAGTTCCTGCAATCCCAAATGTCTTAAGAGTTGTTGTAGAAGTCCACCCAGCAAGAGCTATAAACTGAGAAAATGGCAGCCACTGCCAATCCAAAGTTTTGGAGAGGGTGCATCATAGAAATGAATACCCTTACCTTCTTTCCTCCTGACTTCTAATCTTTTGTCAGTAGTTCACATTAGCCAAATCTaacctgaaggactgatgctaaagctgaagcgccaatactttggctacctgatgggaagagctgactattggaaaagacagTATTGGCCAGTACAAAAATTTTTCCTTATCATTTTCCATCCTGGTGAGAGTGCATAATATTACAACCTAGAGCAACAATCATCACTTTGTACAATGTGCAACCTGTTCAAATGCAGGTAGTGTTACGTATAAAGCTGCTCTAAACATTGAAAGTCAGAAACATCactgacttttattttctatgtgaCTTGCTGGTAGCCACAGTATTTGCACATAACTACAAAATATAAATGGGGAGTGGTGGTGAAGTTTTTAAATTCACCTTTCAGCTAGCATATTTTTCACATAGCAGATATCTGCATGGCCATACATGAAGATCTAGGTCAAACCTCTGAAACTGACATCAACTCATACTGAAATTTGTTTgaatattctgatttttattaaGCATTTCTGATACCAGGTGTACTTCATCTACTGTgagtagaaaaattataaaagtccTTGGTTTTCATACTATCCTAACAGGTTCCAGTCTTCCAAAGGATGGTAATTGCTTAATTAATGCTTCAGTACATTCACATACACCTTCTGTGGTTGACAGAATTCTGAGATGACGCCTAATGATCCTCATAGTAGCCCTTCTCCTTGAGTATGAGACCTGTAAATGTGATGGAGTATCGTTCCCATTATTAGATTATGATAAACAGCATAGTTTATTGGGAAATTATCCAGAGTGAGCATGTCCCAATCAGGTGAGCACTTAAAAGGCACAGAGAGGACTTCTAGTCCATATAAGATGGTTTATGCTCCTCTTGCCCTGCTCCCCATTTACAAGCCCAACTATATATCCTGGAAACAATATGAGACAACCAAATGTGAGCTCTGAAAGGTCTAAAGAAGAAGGTGAATTGGCTAGGGACCCTTggaatgactgagcaatttcatgTCAGGGCACCTTATGACCTCTACCAAGAAGAAATGTGACCTGAACCCAGCATTCCCTCTAAACTTAGTAACAGAAAGTGGCTCAAATGGGCTCTTCCTCCATCACATCAAATAGGAATCCCACAAATACCAAATGAGCACTGCAGAACCTAAAAGAGGGAACAATTAAAATCCCTGCTGACAATAAATGCCCAGATAAAGTGATCTCCCCACTCGGCCTGAGATTCCCCTTCACCACCCATACACACCAGTGGCTCCTTAGCCAGAAAAAGTGATCCCACCACAAAATGTGCACACTTGGAAAATGCTCTCCTCCTCAGAAGGGCCTGAGACTCCTCTCCCCTATCCAGAGACATTAGGAAACTTCCTGGTACCTCCACAGAAACTTTTCAGCCTGGTAAGTACCCTTCATTCTCTACAGTCAAGGGAGAACCTGTCACAAGTGCCTGGCACAGGAAGTACTCTTCATCAAGTGGTCCAGAGATTCTCTTCCCTCACCAGCAGCACCAAGTGGCCTATCCTGGGGAAGCTGCTTCTGACCCCATAAGCAGCATGAGGAGGGACCAGAAGTAGCTCCACCTGCACAACACAAAAGGTACCATATAGGTTCTGAAAACTAGACTGTCATGGAACCATGGTCCACAGAAGTTGAGGAACTATGTGCCAAACCTATAAAAATGAAAGGCctgctaaaataaaaacaaaacaactttaaACAGGGGCCAAAGTATCCTAACATAATAGCCAAAATGtccaaaaaacaataaaatatcactACTCATACCATAACGACTTGATACATAACAACTTGAATAAGAAATGACAAATGATGCCAAATCAGGATGAGTTAGATGTTAGAATTATCTTACAAGTATTTAAATGCTGAGTTCAGACCTTTACGACCTTGAACAGAGAACCAAGCCACTCCATAGCAGTATCCCAACCTACAGAACTGTGAGCTATTAAAGGggggttgttttaagccaccacatTTGTACTAATTTCTTATGCAGCAAAAGAAAACTAGGACAATGTCTTATCTAGGATCCATCCTGTACCCAGAAAATGATTATAATGAGTCCGCGACGGTCACAAAgattaggacatgacttagcaactgaagagcaaCAAGACAAGTAAATGCCTTAAATGTCTTAGTTCCAGGCCTATTATGACATCATAATCTACCATTTTTACCAAGAATGGAATCCCTAATTCCTGCTACTGAAGCTCTTAGAAGACAATATGCTTCCTGCTCGAACAACCACCAATATCTCATAGCTCTAACTTGACTTCATATTACCATCTCTCATTCTACCAGCATATGCTGCTTTTATCATACACCTAACTTAACATGCTGACTTTCAAACTACATAGCTACTTAATTTGTCTCAACACAGTTGCTGAGTAGTATtattaacataataataataataattattatatattgatCTTCCAAATCATAGTTCTTTCTATCTGCCCTGACAAATCAGAAATTACGATTTATACCAGAATCATCTGAGCTCCACCTGATCTGTTTTTTCCATTACAGTGTATCAGTTTAAATACACAGCATCAAGTACTGTGATTATGAACATTAATATTTCTATCTTaagaattttctctgtgttttctttctaggttttaaaatatttatttattttggcctaaTTCAAAAACAAACTAACAATCTTATCTGAAcaacaaatactttttgaaaGTAGTTATAGCCTATGGATAGATTTTTGATAGCAATatcaagtatcagttcagttcagttcagttcagtcgctcagttgtgtacgactctttgtgaccccatgaaccacaacacaccaggcctccctgtccatcactaactcctggggtccacccaaacccatgtccactaagtcagtgatgccatccaaccatctcatcctctgtcatccccttctcctcctgccctcaatctttcccagc
The genomic region above belongs to Ovis canadensis isolate MfBH-ARS-UI-01 breed Bighorn chromosome X, ARS-UI_OviCan_v2, whole genome shotgun sequence and contains:
- the LOC138930965 gene encoding E3 ubiquitin-protein ligase RLIM-like, with the translated sequence MESSDSDDEEDRVSVRHRGQTDRLAREDDYYRFVSDLSEEDYILMRDNNLLGPLGESTEEEMQKRLQIMKENLRRNSDENTDRGDASDNESSEDSLLDWLTTSGQTENVTSEQKENQSWREESEISANSDELRFGLESNLECDDENSNPENEYVASAKLPRREDTEDSQRQVENPQSESLFTTASASEHDTMETLMEVPPTRSQRRPRSRSPDSRRTRARTDSWTPPRTLWELFQRMNEDIPSQTFKQPLISENDTFSRTGHEETLRQQMPGHELQNRGLTETSRTRNAVPGECYSDTTGSSESWEVRETNPTRPFSPCPVNCPACSQRYREVSRTQLTSDLPNTTTTSESEQEERAPMSSDSDEANERAYANTIRNSVHRILNTSLIVNTSLSTSASGIMSVTTQTILCQTMTVFSDSSNLMDSGSISEHSVSRPSENMGRAQSPNERRGPNGSDRRPGSASNASYDSDSSLLMISVSSPYDIYGATFNQMSGFSSGDEDLEISSPMFEDSEEGSSTTGFSETGQEDGRMTPIIDDDSDSGSSLNLEQFLLLHEADPHQPTGLSELQIDNLPIRFSEEEDATKICTICITEYTAGNMLRILPCSHEYHYQCIDQWLAEHSTCPICRGPVVDHSEADDPM